The Candidatus Zymogenaceae bacterium genome includes a window with the following:
- a CDS encoding OmpA family protein: MKAKVLVAIMAVAAMGLLVGCGVTSGPSYDALNAAKADFEKATAMGMKDCTPCEYAIAEAELEFAEHNLNELKIDRFREHLAIANEKIAEGVDKLKLCKVIYFDFDKYYIRPEFYPILYHMADTMLTYEDVNVEVQGHTCDIGTEKYNCWLGQKRADSVKDALMLYEVPEERLTTVSWGEYMPAESNATEEGRIKNRRVEFEIIYK; this comes from the coding sequence ATGGCTGTTGCTGCAATGGGGCTTCTGGTCGGGTGTGGAGTTACCTCCGGACCTAGCTATGATGCCTTGAATGCAGCGAAAGCCGATTTCGAAAAAGCTACGGCGATGGGCATGAAGGATTGTACTCCCTGCGAGTACGCTATTGCCGAGGCGGAATTGGAATTCGCCGAGCATAATCTAAATGAGCTGAAGATCGATCGCTTCAGAGAGCATCTCGCGATTGCTAACGAGAAGATCGCCGAAGGCGTCGATAAGCTCAAACTCTGCAAAGTTATTTATTTTGATTTCGACAAATATTACATCCGTCCCGAGTTCTATCCGATCCTGTACCACATGGCGGATACGATGCTCACATATGAGGATGTAAATGTCGAAGTTCAGGGTCATACCTGCGATATCGGTACGGAAAAGTACAACTGCTGGCTCGGCCAGAAGCGTGCCGACAGCGTGAAGGACGCCCTGATGCTTTATGAGGTACCCGAAGAGAGATTGACGACCGTCAGCTGGGGCGAGTATATGCCCGCCGAGAGCAATGCTACTGAAGAAGGTCGCATCAAGAACAGAAGGGTCGAGTTCGAGATTATCTATAAATAG